In Xanthomonas sp. SI, the following are encoded in one genomic region:
- a CDS encoding FMN-binding negative transcriptional regulator: MHVPSAFAETDLGALDALIARDPFATLVTVADGLPCATPLPVLYRRDGARIVIEGHWARANPQSRHAGPALLIVHGPQAYVSPSWYPDKEAMARVPTWNYATAHLHGQLQVSDDEALLADIVARLSERHERALGSDWRYEPHNDAHRHQLRGIVGFRFEPERVELKFKLSQNHPPANVAAVSAALQAQADPGAQAVAALMRERLPHG; encoded by the coding sequence ATGCACGTCCCGTCGGCGTTCGCCGAAACCGACCTGGGCGCGCTCGACGCGCTGATCGCGCGCGACCCGTTCGCGACCCTGGTCACCGTCGCCGACGGCCTGCCCTGCGCCACGCCGCTGCCGGTGCTGTACCGCCGCGACGGCGCGCGCATCGTGATCGAAGGCCACTGGGCGCGCGCCAATCCACAGTCGCGCCATGCCGGCCCGGCGTTGCTGATCGTGCACGGCCCGCAGGCCTACGTGTCGCCGAGCTGGTATCCGGACAAGGAGGCGATGGCGCGCGTGCCGACCTGGAACTACGCCACTGCGCACCTGCACGGCCAACTGCAGGTCAGCGACGACGAAGCGCTGCTGGCCGACATCGTGGCGCGGCTCAGCGAACGCCACGAGCGCGCGCTCGGCAGCGACTGGCGCTACGAGCCGCACAACGATGCGCACCGGCACCAGTTGCGCGGCATCGTCGGCTTCCGTTTCGAACCGGAGCGGGTGGAACTGAAATTCAAGCTCAGCCAGAACCATCCGCCCGCGAACGTGGCGGCGGTAAGCGCGGCCTTGCAGGCGCAGGCCGATCCTGGCGCGCAGGCGGTGGCCGCGTTGATGCGCGAGCGCCTGCCGCACGGCTGA
- the asnS gene encoding asparagine--tRNA ligase has product MTVVSVEHALAGKIPAGGEVTVRGWVRTRRDSKAGLSFVNVSDGSCFAPIQVVAPAELPNYETEVKRLTAGCAVIARGRLVASQGQGQSFEIQAEAIEVVGWVEDPETYPIQPKAHSLEFLREVAHLRPRTNLFGAVTRIRNCLAQAVHRYFHQNGYNWISTPIITTSDAEGAGQMFRVSTLDLANLPRDGKGQVDFGRDFFGKETFLTVSGQLNVEAYCLALSKVYTFGPTFRAENSHTTRHLAEFWMIEPEIAFADLAEDARVAEDFLKYLFRAVLEERGDDLGFIAERVDKTAISKLEAFINSPFERIEYGDAIALLQKSGHKFEFPVEWGLDLQTEHERWLTEQHVGRPVVVTNYPEHIKAFYMRLNDDGKTVAAMDVLAPGIGEIIGGSQREERLDVLDTRMVQFGLDPQHYGWYRDFRRYGTVPHAGFGLGFERLVVYICGLSNIRDAIPYPRAPGSAEF; this is encoded by the coding sequence ATGACGGTGGTGAGCGTTGAGCATGCGCTGGCCGGGAAGATCCCGGCGGGCGGCGAAGTGACGGTACGCGGCTGGGTCCGCACCCGGCGCGATTCCAAGGCGGGGCTGTCCTTCGTCAACGTCAGCGACGGCTCCTGCTTCGCACCGATCCAGGTGGTGGCGCCGGCCGAGCTGCCCAACTACGAGACGGAAGTGAAACGGCTGACCGCCGGTTGCGCGGTGATCGCGCGCGGGCGCCTGGTCGCCTCGCAGGGCCAGGGCCAGAGCTTCGAGATCCAGGCCGAGGCGATCGAGGTGGTGGGCTGGGTCGAGGACCCGGAGACCTACCCGATCCAGCCCAAGGCGCATTCGCTGGAATTCCTGCGCGAGGTCGCGCACCTGCGTCCGCGCACCAACCTGTTCGGCGCGGTCACCCGCATCCGCAACTGCCTGGCGCAGGCGGTGCACCGCTATTTCCACCAGAACGGCTACAACTGGATCAGCACCCCGATCATCACCACCTCCGATGCCGAAGGCGCCGGGCAGATGTTCCGCGTGTCGACCCTGGACCTGGCCAACCTGCCGCGCGACGGCAAGGGCCAGGTCGATTTCGGCCGCGACTTCTTCGGCAAGGAAACCTTCCTGACCGTGTCCGGCCAGCTCAACGTGGAGGCCTACTGCCTGGCGCTGAGCAAGGTCTACACCTTCGGCCCGACCTTCCGCGCCGAGAACAGCCACACCACCCGCCACCTGGCCGAGTTCTGGATGATCGAGCCGGAGATCGCCTTCGCCGACCTGGCCGAGGACGCGCGGGTGGCCGAGGACTTCCTCAAGTACCTGTTCCGCGCGGTGCTGGAGGAGCGCGGCGACGACCTGGGGTTCATCGCCGAGCGCGTGGACAAGACCGCGATCAGCAAGCTGGAGGCGTTCATCAACTCGCCGTTCGAGCGCATCGAGTACGGCGACGCGATCGCGCTGCTGCAGAAGTCGGGGCACAAGTTCGAGTTCCCGGTGGAATGGGGCCTGGACCTGCAGACCGAGCACGAGCGCTGGCTGACCGAGCAGCACGTCGGCCGCCCGGTGGTGGTGACCAACTACCCCGAGCACATCAAGGCCTTCTACATGCGCCTGAACGACGACGGCAAGACCGTGGCGGCGATGGACGTGCTGGCCCCGGGCATCGGCGAGATCATCGGCGGCAGCCAGCGCGAGGAGCGCCTGGACGTGCTGGACACGCGCATGGTGCAGTTCGGCCTGGACCCGCAGCACTACGGCTGGTACCGCGACTTCCGCCGCTACGGCACGGTGCCGCACGCCGGCTTCGGCCTGGGCTTCGAGCGGCTGGTGGTCTACATCTGCGGGCTGAGCAACATCCGCGATGCGATCCCCTACCCGCGCGCGCCGGGCAGCGCCGAGTTCTGA
- a CDS encoding 4'-phosphopantetheinyl transferase superfamily protein — protein MSAHLHASPALSAGQSLQLDLPPAVATALRSARHYLLDDGTPLYALAFDAERFQPQAFAAAAIACPDSVARSVRKRQAEFLFGRLAARLALGEALGPAQAQAEIAIGTAREPRWPAGSLGSISHSGGCAAAVALPTGQANGIGIDLERLLAPAAREAVLSMAIDAQEADLLAAAADPQWSHDALLTALFSAKESLFKAAFGAVGRYFDFEAARVCGVDLARQQLRLRLTETLCAQFAEGQVCEIGFARLDLDSQLVLTHYAW, from the coding sequence TTGAGCGCCCACCTGCACGCCAGCCCTGCCCTGAGCGCCGGCCAGTCGTTGCAGTTGGACCTGCCACCGGCAGTCGCCACCGCGCTGCGCAGCGCACGCCACTACCTGCTGGACGACGGCACGCCGCTGTACGCGCTAGCCTTCGACGCTGAACGCTTCCAGCCGCAGGCCTTCGCCGCGGCGGCGATCGCCTGCCCGGACAGCGTCGCGCGCAGCGTGCGCAAGCGCCAGGCGGAATTCCTGTTCGGGCGCCTGGCCGCGCGGCTGGCGCTGGGCGAGGCGCTCGGCCCGGCGCAGGCGCAGGCGGAGATCGCGATCGGTACGGCGCGCGAGCCGCGCTGGCCGGCCGGCAGCCTGGGCAGCATTTCCCATAGCGGCGGCTGCGCGGCGGCAGTGGCGCTGCCGACCGGCCAGGCCAATGGCATCGGCATCGACCTGGAACGGCTGCTCGCGCCCGCCGCGCGCGAGGCCGTGCTGAGCATGGCGATCGATGCGCAAGAGGCCGATCTGCTGGCCGCCGCGGCCGATCCGCAGTGGTCGCACGATGCGCTGCTGACCGCGCTGTTCTCGGCCAAGGAGAGTCTGTTCAAGGCCGCGTTCGGAGCGGTCGGGCGTTACTTCGATTTCGAAGCGGCGCGCGTGTGCGGGGTGGACCTGGCGCGACAGCAACTGCGCCTACGGCTTACCGAGACGCTATGCGCGCAGTTCGCCGAAGGACAAGTCTGCGAGATCGGCTTCGCGCGCCTGGACCTGGATTCGCAACTGGTGCTGACCCACTACGCGTGGTGA
- a CDS encoding iron-sulfur cluster assembly accessory protein: MAIHLTPVAFERVQRFVAQTPGALGLRFGVERTGCSGWGHVTDLAREAHPDDAVFEQDGVRIYVNAASLPLVDGTEIDFAKQGLGETFIFRNPNATAECGCGESFTTDAEHAAAAAR; this comes from the coding sequence ATGGCCATCCATCTCACTCCCGTCGCCTTCGAGCGCGTGCAGCGCTTCGTCGCCCAGACCCCTGGCGCGCTGGGCCTGCGCTTCGGCGTCGAACGCACCGGTTGCTCGGGCTGGGGCCACGTCACCGACCTGGCGCGCGAGGCGCACCCGGACGATGCGGTGTTCGAGCAGGATGGGGTGCGCATCTACGTCAACGCCGCCAGCCTGCCGCTGGTCGACGGCACCGAGATCGATTTCGCCAAGCAGGGCCTGGGCGAGACCTTCATCTTTCGCAATCCCAATGCCACCGCCGAATGCGGCTGCGGCGAGAGCTTCACCACCGACGCCGAGCATGCGGCGGCCGCCGCGCGCTGA
- a CDS encoding response regulator transcription factor: protein MNTRIVIAADRSIVLEGMVALLNNTPDIDVVGHAADGLECVQLVTRRQPDIVLMDVMLPGLNGIEATRRLLQRSPQSKAICIAASDAAANVRVVIDAGAKGYLARNSTFHELLRAIQQVSNDQLYISPGLSQSLVSEYRRPQGDAVSAYTLLTSREREIVQLLSEGLSTKEIAARLHISVKTIGTHREHIMLKLGMHGIAQLTRYAIREGLSPLDGGMANTLRADSERQRLVSNCG from the coding sequence ATGAACACACGTATCGTGATTGCCGCCGACCGCAGCATCGTGCTGGAGGGCATGGTCGCCCTGTTGAACAACACGCCCGACATCGACGTGGTCGGCCATGCCGCCGACGGACTGGAATGCGTGCAACTGGTGACCAGGAGACAGCCCGACATCGTGCTGATGGACGTGATGCTGCCGGGCCTGAACGGGATCGAGGCCACGCGCCGGCTGCTGCAGCGCAGCCCGCAGAGCAAGGCGATCTGCATCGCCGCCTCCGATGCCGCAGCCAACGTGCGCGTGGTCATCGATGCCGGCGCCAAGGGCTACCTGGCCCGCAACAGCACCTTCCACGAACTGCTGCGGGCGATCCAGCAGGTCAGCAACGATCAGTTGTACATCAGCCCGGGCCTATCGCAATCGCTGGTCAGCGAGTACCGCCGCCCGCAGGGCGACGCCGTTTCAGCCTATACGCTGCTGACCTCGCGCGAGCGCGAAATCGTGCAGCTGCTGTCCGAAGGCCTGTCCACCAAGGAAATCGCCGCGCGGCTGCATATCAGCGTCAAGACCATCGGCACCCACCGCGAGCACATCATGCTCAAGCTCGGCATGCACGGCATCGCGCAACTGACTCGCTATGCGATCCGCGAAGGCTTGTCGCCGCTGGACGGCGGAATGGCGAACACCCTGCGGGCGGACAGCGAGCGGCAGCGGCTGGTCAGCAATTGCGGTTGA